One Methanocaldococcus infernus ME DNA segment encodes these proteins:
- the cas5b gene encoding type I-B CRISPR-associated protein Cas5b, with product MNVLVFDIWADYGHFKKIYTTTSPLTYDIIPKTTIYGILGAILGLKKNEYLKYINGSTSYIGLRILNPIKKCYFGINLINTKDNYFIPVKKTGHEPRTQIRFEMLKNPKYRIYVSLKDDKLHEKLKNLLEEHKTVYTLYMGISELIANFKYIGEFEAIKNLNSNNFVEINSVIRKDHIKDILFEENKEYLFSKFPNDMNLERVTTEYVDIFYEKNGYPIRCKVNEFFKLKELNENITFI from the coding sequence ATGAATGTTTTAGTTTTTGATATCTGGGCTGATTATGGACATTTTAAAAAAATATACACAACAACAAGCCCATTAACTTATGATATAATACCAAAAACTACAATTTATGGAATTTTAGGGGCTATCCTTGGATTGAAAAAAAATGAATATTTAAAATATATAAATGGTAGCACAAGCTATATAGGATTAAGAATATTAAACCCTATAAAGAAATGTTATTTTGGTATAAATTTAATAAATACAAAGGATAACTATTTTATTCCAGTGAAAAAAACAGGACATGAACCAAGAACACAAATAAGGTTTGAAATGTTAAAAAATCCAAAATATAGAATTTATGTTAGCTTAAAAGATGATAAACTACATGAAAAACTAAAAAATCTCTTAGAAGAGCATAAAACTGTTTATACATTGTATATGGGTATTAGTGAGTTAATAGCCAACTTTAAATATATTGGGGAATTTGAAGCTATAAAAAATTTGAATAGTAATAACTTTGTAGAAATAAATTCAGTTATCAGAAAAGATCATATAAAAGATATCCTCTTTGAAGAAAATAAAGAATATTTATTTTCAAAGTTTCCTAATGACATGAATCTTGAAAGGGTAACCACTGAGTACGTAGACATATTTTATGAAAAAAATGGATATCCTATAAGATGTAAAGTTAATGAATTCTTCAAACTAAAAGAATTGAATGAAAATATAACATTTATCTAA